The Diceros bicornis minor isolate mBicDic1 chromosome 9, mDicBic1.mat.cur, whole genome shotgun sequence nucleotide sequence CACCATCGCTGCGTTAGTTTTCAGAGAAGTCTGAAATTCAAGGCCTCTAATTGCCTTTTTTCCTGTCATTTTTACTTATCATAGGAgagttttgaattttattctgttgCCAGCTTAGTCTCATTCTTAGAATGTAAGCATTGTTTCAAGTTCTCTCTGCTCTTGATTTCAAGTAGCAGCAAGTGGCAGCCTGATAACACTTGCTTGTTGGAAATCTCTTAAGTACTGGGCTCCTCTTCTAGTTCTCAGAATGCCCAAGAAGAATTTGGAACTCAGCTGCCCCATCCATGGGAACTCACTGCCTGTGTGCAAAGCACCCTCCCATCCATCATGGGCAAGCCCACTGCTTGGAAGCTACTGGAGCTTAGCAGATGAAGCAGGGATGCGTAAGGAATGAGGGCAGAGGAAAACCTTCATTGGCTTACAAGTAAGATTCTGAAGAGGGTACAGGAAGGGCTTCTAATCTTAATTGGTTTCCGATTCTTCAGGAAACCCATCCACATAGACATGAAGGCTATAGATCCCACAGATGCAAGAACACTCGAGGCCAGGGTGTGCTTACATTTTGTAATTCTAACCTGGATTGTACTTAATCATCCCTCTTTTCATCCAGTACACTTAACACATTAGAACAAAGATGCTCAAAAGACGAGCACAAAGTTGgctacatcagaatcaccagctTTATAAAAATGCAGGTTCCTGGGCCCACTGGGACTCTGCTCACCGAGTCTGAGGTGAGGCCTGGGAACTGGTGTTTGCTGAGTTCAATTCTCTCTAGGAAACTCATGTGCAGCCAGAGTTGGGACTCACCTTGCTAAGTCACTGAGCAAGTTGCCGAGTGCCCCCTTGACCCAAGACCTGTTACCAAGCTTCCTCGAAGTACGTTAGGCTGCCCATTACCTTTTAAATCAGGGGGCAATTCTCAGTCAAAACTGTAAAACAGAAACACTTTTCTTATCAAAATAATTAAGGGAGCCTGATTTTCCATTCAAGCTCTATCCTCGTCTGCTCCAAGGTGAGCCAGCTTGCCCTCCAGTGTAGACGGAGTAGCCCTTACCCTGGCCCTTGCTTCCCGGGTGGCCTCGGCCTCAGCTGCCATGGACCTCTGCAACTGCACAGGAATCCGGACATCTTTGATTTCCACTCGGGCCACTCGGATCCCCCACAGCTCGGTGGCATCATCAAGTATCGTCTGTTTCCGAGTCAAAGGAAAGGACATTGATCAGAAGACAGGTGACGTGATGTACGTCTCTGATATGTTTTATACTGCAGGATAAATGCCTCTTCCccttcttcttttgtgtttacagCATTTGCAGTGAGACAGTCTGAGGAAAGGAATAGCAGTTCTTATTGCTCACTTCCTGAAATTGAAGTGAATCCCAGGAAGGATTCGGTAACAAAACTTGATAGATCTTTTAGAGGATGGTCTCCCAGCAGGATTCACTCCAAAACCAGCCCTAATGAAATATATACTGTCCATCTAGATTTGAGCAAATACCCCAAGTTTTCCTGTTGCTGACATCAAGCAGGCAGCAATGCATGGGTTTCTCAGACAGCTGGATTttgtcttggctctgccatttgcAGCTGTGAATTATTCggctagttacttaacctccctgattctcagttttctcacctattaAAGGTTTCcttttgggctggccctgtggcttagcggttaagtgcgtgtgctctgctgctggcggcccgggttcggatcccgggcgcacaccaacgcaccacttctccggccatgctgaggccgcgtcccacatacagcaactagaaggatgtgcaactatgacatacaactatctactggggctttgggggaaaaaataaataaaaaaataaaaataaaaaaatattaaagatttccTTTCAGGCCTGTCATGAGGTTTGGCAGTAACACATGTAAGGTATCTATCAGTGCCTAgcaaggactcaataaatattatcttgaGATATTATTTTTCTTGCTCCGTTTAACCTCTGCCCTGTGGCCAGTTTTAAACAAGGTAGCAAGATACGGTTTTTAGAGCAGAAGCAGCCTAAATCAAAGATATTCTTGTCCTTTGTAAAAGCTTAAAACCATTGAGGATCTCTTGCTTGTTAtcctggagagggagggatgagaaAGAATGCCTTGCAAAATAGTGAGATCACGTGGGCACTTCCCTcaaaggggagggggcagagataTTACCAATGGACAAGTGATCCCTTGCCTTTCTGTGTTCCCTGTAGAAGCCCAGGAGACCCTGAGACCTCACAGGAAACCAGTGACACGACTGCAGCCGGGGAAACATCTGAGTTGTCAAACTCACAGGGCTCTTACAAATGACACGGAGAGTGATCGTGCAGAACTGATATTATCTCACAAACCCTTACAGCCTTTGCGCTACATTAGGGACTGGAGGAGATGCCAAGAAGGACCAAAGGTGAATTTCCTTCCTAACTAACAGAAGGGAGACTCAGAATGAAAATTTAATtgatttaagaaaatacagaaatgtaaTTGTCCATAAACTAGGGTGTGCAAGAGGTGAGCTGGATCCCTGCTACAATCTCatcaacattttaattatgatgataTTAATATTGTGGTTGATATCGCTGGTATGACGTCAGATTTTCCAGGGATGGCAGGCCTGTGCTGACTCAACCGCATCCTCTTCTAACTGCCACACTCCACTGAAGCGCAGGCATACACGGCTGCGCTTCTTCTGGAGTAATCCTAGCTAAAAATAAATCTGGTCTCcgacctcctcagaaaaggctaaAGTGTACAATGCTAATTCATAATTTTGAATGCCAAAGAAAATGGATAAAGCACGTAATTCCAAGAGCTCCTTCCTCCTACCCAGATATTTAAATTTAACCTCGTgattataaagaaacaaaaccacaaactGAAGCCCATCTGTTTagagcagggtgtgtgtgtgtgtgtgtgtacgcacgcacatgcacgtgcacatgtgtgcacacggAGATGCTTTGAACTGCTGAGATTTGATAATCACTGAGgactaaaatgaatgaattaaagatgCAGGCTGTCAGTTCCCGGTGTCTTTACCTGGATGTTATGGGCGATCTCTTCTCTGCCAGCTAAGATTTGGGACAAGGTCTGTGTTCCCAAGACATTTCTTAGAGTGGTCTGAGCCAGCAGAAACGTAGCTTGGTGGACATCGTTGACATTAGCCACGGCCGAGACAGCACTATAGATTCTGTAATAGACAACTCCATCCACTTGAGTAGTCGCAGAGTCTCTGGTGAGGATCTGGAGAGCAAGTACAGAGAAAATCACATGTTTATGACTTTCACAACCATAGACAAAGTGTCAGCCAGCTCAGGAGCCTCTCCACAGGAGGAGGGCATTAATGACAACTCAGTCACCAAAAATCCGTCCTGGC carries:
- the LOC131410409 gene encoding stomatin-like protein 3, which encodes MPLVGTAVLTLGFTPAMRELGMLSDLSWAFSGSMADSSRQEKGVLGSAPTILTRDSATTQVDGVVYYRIYSAVSAVANVNDVHQATFLLAQTTLRNVLGTQTLSQILAGREEIAHNIQTILDDATELWGIRVARVEIKDVRIPVQLQRSMAAEAEATREARARVRATPSTLEGKLAHLGADEDRA